Part of the Thermoproteales archaeon genome is shown below.
TAGGAGTAGCTCGTAAAAATCTTTTTGAATCAAAGATAATGCCGGCAGCTAGGAGATTTAACACATTTACATGACAGCTTAATCTTGCTTCTTTTAGCATTTCATATACCAAGATACATGCCGATACTTCCTCTCTTATTACATAGTCATAGGCCTTCCTTACCATTACATCATTTAATTGGTGGTGATCTATTATGAAAAAAGGCTTGCTTAAAATCTCGTCTTTTTCACGTCCCAATGTTTCTAGAGATTGAGCATCAACTATTATATACGCGTCTTCTTCAGATACGGATTCCGCATAGTCTTTCAATATTGTATACTTAGCCATTAATTTTTTAGATAACCTGCTCGGGCCCTCGGGAAATATTACTCTAGCTCTCTTTATATTAAAATAATCCCTAAGTAGGACATATATACCGCATGCGCTACCCACACCGTCAGGATCTGCATTAACATGAGTTACTATGCCCACTTTTTGTGGTTTTATTGATTCAAAAAAATCATTGAGTTTTGAAAGATTCTTCATACTTCTATTAACCCTATCTCACTAAAGATTTCTTTTGCTTTTTCAAAGCCTAGACTTAGTGCCTTTTCGATTATATCATTTATCAATTCTTTAGAGGCTAACGGGCTTGGATTGCATATTATTTCTATATCCAGCGTGTAAGGCCAATCATCCGATAGATTGACACTAATTTCGTAATCTTTTAAAAGATCCTTCTCTACATAAGTCTCTAAAAAATCAGAGATTGCGTTAGAGGTAGTTTCTATTGTTTTTATTTTCTGGTTTTCTGCTATTTTTTTAACCTGCACTTGTTGCTCCGCCTATGCTTGCTCTAATTTTCTTATTAAGCTCTTCTAATTGTTTACGTAGTAATTCTTCCTGTTTTTGTAAGGTTTTAAGCTGCGTTTCAACAAGTTCTTTTCTTTCTGTTAATTCCTTAATTATGGATTCTTTATCTTTACTAACCATTATAGTGCCAACAATTTTGAAAACTTCTCTTTCTTCAGGTAAATTTTCTAATTCCGTTAACGCGTTTTGGATTTCATAAAGCTGAAGCTGTCTTTGTTGCTTAGCTGTAAGAACATACTGCAGTTCTTCTTGCATTTTTTGCAGTTTGACTATTTGACTTCTAACCCCAGGAGGTAATTCTTGTGCCATAGCTATTCACCCTAGAATTTTCACTTCTCCTTTATTAAACCTATGTTAACGACAGAACTTCAGATATTACGTGTATAAGTCTTAAATAAGAGTTTACCGCAGCTCTGAAACTTGTTAAATCGTTAGCGTTTACAGTTATGATAATCTTCGATTTTTCTAAGAAGATACTGCTTTTACTTCTATAAGATGGCGCACTCTTTACTTCGGGATTTAAGGCTTCATACATTATTTTTGCCGTTTTAAACGAGTCAAGGTTTACAATTATATCGCCTTGTATTTGCATTATAAGCCCCTTTTAATTATATATCAGCGCCTCTTATAGGTTACGAATTTATAGGCTTTTAAGGGAAAAGCATTGGAGTAAAATTTATAAAGAGTTGACTAATCTACTCTTAGAAGCTCAACCGTAATGAAATAGGGCTCGATATATGAAGTACCTAAAACACAATGTTTATGCCTTAATTCCTAACAACTCTTGTAAAGTGATTATATGACAGAAAATAATAACCATGTAGAGTCTTTACAAACAATTAATTATAAAACCGAGCTACAAAAACTCAAAAAAATATTAAGAGAAAAAGAACAGGAAGCATTGGAGTATAGGGCAAAGCGTGACGAATTAAACAATGAAGTTAAAATGCTTTCGTTGAAGATAAGAGAATATAGGCAGCAACTTGCCGTTTATAGGAGCCAGATTTCTGAGATAATAGAAGAGAAAAATAAGCTTATAGAGAATATTCGTTTGTTTAAAGAGCAAAAAAATAAAATTACGGAGAGATTAGCTGAGATAAGACAACAGTTACAAGAAAAGCGTGAGAAGTTAAAAAATATCAGGGCAATGTTAGGTAGAAGAATACCCAATGCTGAAGAATTAGCCTCAAAGTTAGAAAAACTCGAATGGGAATATCAGACTCGTGCCATGCCCTTAGAAGAGGAAAAGATATACGTTGAAAGAATGGAAAGACTTGAAAAATTACTTGTTAAAGCTCGCTTATACGAAAAACTAAAAGAAGAAGTAGCAAAACTTAGAGAAGAAGCTTCGAACCTAATTTCTCAAAGAAATGATCTAGTAGAGAAAATTACAGAATACTCCCAGAATTATTTATCGTTAAAGGAAACTTTAACGAAATTAAAAAGCGAACGCGATACCTTAAAGAGTGAAATAGAAAAGCTTACAAAGGAACGCGACAAGATAAGAGAGACTGCAAATACTTATCACCAAAAATTATTAGAAGTTAACCAAGAAATTAAACGTCTACAGGAGGAAATAGAAAAAATCGCTATACTTCTAAAAGCAAGCCAATTGTCGAAAATAATTGAGGAAAGAAGGAGAAGTAAAATGATGAAAGCAAAGGAAGTATATGAGAAATATAAAAGAGGTGAAAAGCTTACTTTTGACGAGTTTAAGCTACTGCTTGAGTTCAACATGGTGAAGCCCTGAAATTTGAAAACCTAATCT
Proteins encoded:
- a CDS encoding prefoldin subunit beta, encoding MAQELPPGVRSQIVKLQKMQEELQYVLTAKQQRQLQLYEIQNALTELENLPEEREVFKIVGTIMVSKDKESIIKELTERKELVETQLKTLQKQEELLRKQLEELNKKIRASIGGATSAG